The genomic stretch TAACTGCATGGCTGGGTTTCCACTCGGCCCATTCCCATATTCTAAGTGCAACTCAGTGCCTCCGGTCGGGATTTCTTATTTCAACAGTTGAAATATGCATTAAAAAGTTGGATGTTCCAGAGATCTGCCAAgaggataacacacacacacacacacacacacacacagtcaatcagGCCCATCAACCACCTCTCCATAAGGACCAGGTGCGTGTGGTGGTTATTCACTGTGTAGTGCACTATATATAGCATAGTGAATGAATGGATGCTCTAAACACAGGGAGAGTTTGTGAATCACACCTTGCAATCTATTGCACAACCCAAGATATGGCCTAGCTTATGTCAACCCTCGATATAGATTTATGCTTATAGTATGTCATCGCGCTCAGCTACAGACAACGAGTGGCAGACAGAGTGCAATGTCACTTATTATAAGCTACTAGAGATAGCGGAGTCATATCGTGGCAGATTTCATAAGATGATGAatcattccacaaaatggtTTGTCTTCTCTATCAGGAAGTATTTAGGCTGATGTGATTTTAAtctgtaaaaatgtgcagcCATGCTTAAATTCTGCTTGCTGCACATGAATCATACTCTAATAAATACTATAATATCATATAAAGTATTCATTATTATTGAATGCTTACCTGGAATTATGTTTTTCCCTATCATCGTATCCGACAGATCAGATCATTaaatcagacatactgtacctaaGGGCACGCAATTGGGCAACAAGGTTTTCTACAGAAATGGCATGTTTGGACGGGCACTGCACCATTTCCTTTAaccacactacagtacagtatgtgtcactcAGGTggctcctttctctttccctctctgtttatGTTGATAGCCAACATGAAAATCCTCTGAGGGCAAGTCAAATCAGTTTTGCTGTAATAGGCCAGTAGGACTTATACACAGTCAGCATGTTTTTGGCCCGTATTAGGTTCTTGTTTCTTGAAAGAGTGTTCTGCAAACAGGCATAACTCCTCATGTGCTGTTGAGATTCATTCTCACGAATCAGTGTACACTTTCTTTGGGATTTGGTAGCCTTGTAGCCTATGTGCAGACAAAGCATCTTTGTTCTGTCTTTGACACAATTACATTAAGTGTTtcgtatatttatacataaatCCATCCTCACTGTAATGTAGGCTCTGGGTTGCTGTTGAATGTGTCTTATAAGTTCACATGGCCTTGCATAACTGTTTCATTCACTGCAAATAAAATATCATACAATGTTGATATAATCCAAAGTGTTCAAAATACGTTATTCACTTTGAGTAATctattagcctgggtgttcccatgctgccttgcacgcaatttcattcacgctgctaaggcagtctggaaactaccgctccaatttttgcctgagataggggaccattcatagaacaggggggaaagcgagacgatggtgagctatgcacagacgcatttgatagacatccgtggcacccaatgaacggatctgggcattttttcaaatacgagaaaatgaacgtttggttgccagaccacgtctcatttgagaagtggtaggcgctagccaggctagtaatCTATTGGAATACGTTACAAAATAGGTAATGTATTCTGTAACCTGTagtgaaatacattttaaaagtaaCCGTAACAACGCTGACTATTCCATTGGGTGGCCTTTAGGGCCCGGCTGAGCCACTCACCCTGTATCTGCTGCGGTAGGTGAGGTCCAGCTCAGTCTCCTCGGGGCTGAAGTAGACGCCGGGCTTCTTGCTCATCATCTTGGCGTAGATGGCCTCGTCGGGCTGCACGCGCACCACCAGCTCATTGCGCTGGCACTGGGCGTTGAAGATGTCGCCGGGCACATCGGTGAACTGCAGCCGTACCTCTGCCTTGCGCTCGTTCAGGGCCTTGCCACAGCGCAGCACGAATGGGACCCCTGTGGAGATCCAGGGGAGTATCGTTAATTCTATCTGAATACGTTCTGTCCTAAGGGCTCCACATGGCCTGGTGCTATGAACAATACGTGTACATTTGTCAATCTAATCTAAATCACACAGAGTTTCAAAAAGACGTTTTTGACCAGTCTTGCTTTTAGAAGAAAACAGGCTGTAACAGTTAAGGTCACCATCACAGCAGAACATGTGGTCACACCATGGCAGCAGGAGGGGATAAAACATAGTGCGCCGCGCCATGTTGTTTAGTCTTGTTTTGCTGGCAATGCAAATGCATTCTTTGGTTTTAGCTGCAGCAAGAACGAGGAAAAGCAACCAGGGGAGAGAGTTAGCACAGAAGTGCTCTTTGTTAAGAACGGACAGTGTGAGAATTCATGTGGAAAACAGCCTGGGCTGCATGCATATCTGTCTATCTAGGTGAAATGTCAAACACTCCATTCAAACAATGACAATAAATAGTGGACTTGCAGGTTGTCATGATGTTGCAAGCCGAGCGGATTCACCTTTTTCAGAATTGACTTTTCAACCCTGCAGGGAGATGAATGTGTCACCAACAGAGACCCCGGGGGCGAGATTGGGTTTTGAGGAGAGAAAAAGGCTAGTTACCGTCCCAACGCTCGTTGTGGACATACAGCACCGCTGTTGCAAAGGTGGGTGTGCAGGAGCCTTTTGGAACAGTTGGGTCGTCGAAGTAGCCCAGTTTGGCATCACCCGTCCCCTCTGGGTCCCCCACATACTGGCCCAGCACCACGtcagacacactcactggaGTGATGCTCTTCAGCACcttcacctggacacacacacacacacacacacacacacacacacacacacacacacacacacacacacacacacacacacacacacacacacacacacacacacacacacacacacacacacacacacacacacacacacacacacacacacacacacacacacacacacacacacacacacacagagagtacagtaaatgtacagacagacagacaaacagacagacagacagacaaacacacacccataatgcagcacaacacaaacatagagacagacaaaaCATAAGACATCAACATGAGTAATTCccttgggggaaaaaacacagaaaaaacagTCCTGGGCATCTGAAGAAATCCACTAAACCCTGTGTGGAGTGAACCCTCCTGAGGACAGCAATGTTTGTACTTTTCATCGTTTACCTTAGCACTTCAACCGTGGCATCCCTAAGAAAACATGGCATTACGGACTAATCTCAACAGTTGTGAGTCTATCTCAGCTCATGCAGATCGTTTCCTTTGCAGGGCAACAATTCAGCTGCTGGAGGGCACCTACAGTACTATTTGAGCAGCAGGAGAAGAAAAGGCCATCTCCGGCCAAGGAGGCCAAAACATCAATCAATCCACAGCCTATTTGTTTACCATGCTGAGCAAAAGAAATTGTAAAACTAGACATTGAAGTGGCGGTGGTGCTGGCACGTCTGTCGACGGTGGGATGAATATCGGTGTCTTGTGGGCGCCGGGTCACGTTACCTTCTCGTCTCTCACGTCGTCCGAGCTGGTGGAGGCCGGCTTCTCCATGGCGACCAGGGAGAGCATCTGGAGCAGGTGGTTCTGCATGACGTCGCTGCGGTGCGAGGAGAGGTGTTATTGGACACTCCCGCTGAGAGCTAACAGCCCTCCTAGATACTGCTCATTAGCTACGACCGTCAAAACTACTTAATTAAAGCTGGAAAGCCACCAGGCTCATGACTCTGTTCCTTACCGAATGATGCCAAAGTCGTCAAAGTAGCCTCCTCTGCCCTGAGTGCCGAAGGGCTCCTTGAACGTTAGAACCACGCAGGCGACACTCTCTCGGTTCCAGATGGGCCCAAATATCCTGTTCCCGAACCTGTAGGCCAGAAGAACAGCATTCATGATAGAGTCAAACATATGGCCAAGGCTCTCAAAATGGATTGCAAATCACAAGAGCATATGGTGAAAGAGTGCTTTGATGGAGCACCAATGCCCGATTGGAAACTGGCTGAGTGAAATCAGACAGATttacagaggcggacatccccgGTTCAGAAAGTAccgtaaaagtcctgccaagtatttgatccagccatttagtaaaccagctcatcctaattagcagccagctAGATCAGCTAATTCGTGACATcatctgtgttaagtgcacaggtagaaagactatatggcaggacttttacttcctgGAACCGGAATGTCCACCTCTGCAGATTTATACAGTCCACGCTGCGGAGGACAGCCATGATCAGGGTGTTCTTTCTCAGACCTGTTAATAAGCTGCTTGGGACACTagtagcagagagggttaaagcggagagagagacgcaaACGTTTGACCATTTCCGcattctgttttcgcaaaggggagggggggggggcgaaatccccctttaagcagacctagaaagtgacgttacatttgaactgaaagggacacttcaccgattagcattaagctttgtatctttagaaaaccatgtttttgaatggtcgtgcatcattccctcagattgccttgagatgggagaaatacggatttcaatgaaatccatgaataggacttcctactttcaatgatgtaaaatgatgattcttacaacattgaaatccacatttctcccatctcaaggcaaactgagggaatgatgcacgaccattgaAAAACATGACTAAAGATACAAGGCATACTGCTAATCGGTAAAGTATCCCTTGAACTGCTTGCCGacatcgatatcccactatgacgtctttgtgacacgcctctttaagcagacaggaactgttcaaattttgcttccatagagatgcattacattatgttgctctatcttgtcagtaatgaagctAGTAGTGAGAGCAGGAGCAGTACCTCAGCACCATCAGGTTCTGCACCATCTCCTTGCCAAGGTAGTGGTCAATGCGGTAGATCTGGTCCTCGGTGAAGAGGGACGCGAGGTGGACGGACAGCTCCTCAGAGGTCTGCAGGTCACGGCCGAAGGGCTTCTCCACGATCACCCTGTTCCAGCCCCTAAGAGGACATCATCATGGACgatcgatcaatcaatcaatcatcatATCTATCACCGCTTAGTTTTGGCAAACAGCAAAGCCACAGGCACATCATAATACAATGTCAGATCTTAACAGTGCTCTTAGTCCTTGTCTGGGTAGCCTGCCCTCAAGGGATACATGCCAACCAACTGCAACTTTGTTGTGAGGAGAcactattcatgggtttaatcaggtccctttccaccggtgtattaatcaagcactatGCAGTCTGTATTGATAATCAAGAAgcttgatttcatacacctgtggaaaaggaccggatgaaatccatgaatagatGTCTGTTCGGAGTAATCGTCCGCTGAAATAGAGTGTTGTATGGTGTGGTGAGTGGCAGCAGAAGACGACACAACTCACTTCCTGCTCATGCAGTGGTGCTTGATGTTCTTGGTGACGTCGTGGTAGACGGTGGGTGGCAGCGCCAGGTAAAAGAGGCGGTTGGCGTCAGAGCCGCTGGGCAGGCCGTCCATGTGAGCCCTCAG from Sardina pilchardus chromosome 7, fSarPil1.1, whole genome shotgun sequence encodes the following:
- the LOC134087642 gene encoding glucose-6-phosphate 1-dehydrogenase-like isoform X2; amino-acid sequence: MASLPLSRSEVFGQLRKELYDDHEFHQSDTHIFIILGASGDLARKKIYPTLWWLFRDGLLPEETYFVGFARSNLTVEAIRSACLPYMKVADSEDKRLEAFFSRNTYLSGKYDDGDSFSKLRAHMDGLPSGSDANRLFYLALPPTVYHDVTKNIKHHCMSRKGWNRVIVEKPFGRDLQTSEELSVHLASLFTEDQIYRIDHYLGKEMVQNLMVLRFGNRIFGPIWNRESVACVVLTFKEPFGTQGRGGYFDDFGIIRDVMQNHLLQMLSLVAMEKPASTSSDDVRDEKVKVLKSITPVSVSDVVLGQYVGDPEGTGDAKLGYFDDPTVPKGSCTPTFATAVLYVHNERWDGVPFVLRCGKALNERKAEVRLQFTDVPGDIFNAQCQRNELVVRVQPDEAIYAKMMSKKPGVYFSPEETELDLTYRSRYRDVKLPDAYERLILDVFCGSQMHFVRSDELREAWRIFTPLLHHISKEKTPPIPYTYGSRGPTEADDLMKRVGFRYEGTYKYEG
- the LOC134087642 gene encoding glucose-6-phosphate 1-dehydrogenase-like isoform X1 → MASLPLSRSEVFGQLRKELYDDHEFHQSDTHIFIILGASGDLARKKIYPTLWWLFRDGLLPEETYFVGFARSNLTVEAIRSACLPYMKVADSEDKRLEAFFSRNTYLSGKYDDGDSFSKLRAHMDGLPSGSDANRLFYLALPPTVYHDVTKNIKHHCMSRKGWNRVIVEKPFGRDLQTSEELSVHLASLFTEDQIYRIDHYLGKEMVQNLMVLRFGNRIFGPIWNRESVACVVLTFKEPFGTQGRGGYFDDFGIIRDVMQNHLLQMLSLVAMEKPASTSSDDVRDEKVKVLKSITPVSVSDVVLGQYVGDPEGTGDAKLGYFDDPTVPKGSCTPTFATAVLYVHNERWDGVPFVLRCGKALNERKAEVRLQFTDVPGDIFNAQCQRNELVVRVQPDEAIYAKMMSKKPGVYFSPEETELDLTYRSRYRDVKLPDAYERLILDVFCGSQMHFVRSDELREAWRIFTPLLHHISKEKTPPIPYTYGSRGPTEADDLMKRVGFRYEGTYKWVNPHAV